One genomic window of Chondrinema litorale includes the following:
- a CDS encoding LuxR C-terminal-related transcriptional regulator: protein MEKLNELLREYNQLLENLVFDIESLDYTVFEQQIPFLNQMAKVNNTGLTVFDMNKREHIYASYNLEEIFGYDMNQIEEVGNDYFNSKVHPDDLLILVKRGTDLLRYFITLPEEEVKKFKYQSEYRIQNHQGKYIRIIEQHQVLEMDNFGNMWLSLSVVDVSPNQNNSDEVKGQLINIKTGEVQTISEQNQSTDLSKKLLTEREAEILNLVKEGYLSKEISDNLSISVHTVNTHRQKILKKLSANTSIEAIEFAGRLGLI from the coding sequence GTGGAGAAATTAAATGAGCTTTTAAGAGAGTATAATCAACTGTTAGAAAATCTGGTTTTTGATATTGAAAGTTTGGATTATACTGTTTTTGAGCAGCAAATTCCATTTCTAAATCAAATGGCTAAGGTGAATAACACTGGACTCACAGTGTTTGACATGAACAAGAGAGAGCACATTTATGCTTCATACAATTTGGAAGAAATATTTGGTTATGACATGAACCAGATTGAAGAAGTGGGCAATGACTACTTCAATTCAAAAGTGCATCCAGACGATTTGTTGATACTTGTAAAGCGAGGTACAGATTTGCTGCGGTATTTCATTACTTTACCCGAAGAAGAGGTGAAAAAGTTTAAGTATCAAAGTGAATACAGAATACAAAACCACCAAGGTAAATACATCAGAATAATAGAGCAACATCAGGTTTTGGAGATGGATAATTTTGGAAACATGTGGTTGTCGCTTAGTGTGGTAGATGTTTCGCCTAATCAAAATAATTCTGATGAAGTAAAGGGCCAGTTAATCAATATTAAAACAGGAGAGGTCCAAACAATCTCGGAGCAAAACCAATCTACTGATTTATCCAAAAAACTATTGACAGAAAGAGAAGCAGAAATTCTTAATTTGGTAAAAGAGGGCTATTTGAGTAAAGAGATTTCAGACAATTTATCCATTAGTGTGCATACAGTAAATACCCACCGACAAAAAATTTTGAAAAAGCTTAGTGCCAATACCTCTATAGAAGCCATTGAGTTTGCAGGCAGATTAGGCCTTATCTAG